The nucleotide window CCGCGTTCTTGGCGTAGTCCGCGGCGTTGTCCGGATCTGCCTTCTCCAGGGACTTGCCGACACCCTTGGCGACCTCGGCGTACTTCACGGGGTCCAGCCAGATGTGGGGGTCGGCGCCGGCCTCGCCCTCGTGCTCGTCCTCGTGGCCCTCCTCCGCGTGCTCCTCCTCGTGCCCGTGCTCGTCGCCACCGGCCTCGGAGCCGTGCTTCTCCAGCGCGGTGAGCGTCGCGGCGTCGACCGTGTTCTTCACCCCGGCCTGGGTGACGGCGTCGTCGACGGCGGGCTGGATGCCCTTGAGGTAGAGGATGTAGTCCGCGTCGCCGAGACCGCCGATCTGCCGCGGGGTGAGTTCCAGGTCGTGCGGCTCGACACCCGGCTCGGTGAGGGTCTCGACGGAGACGTGGTCCCCGCCTATCTCCTCGGCCAGGAACTGCATCGGGTAGAAGGACGTGACCACGTTCAGCTTGTCGCCGTTCTCGCGGTCGGCGGCGTCGGACGTGGAGCAGGCGGAGAGGCCGGAGAGGCCGAGGGCGACTGCTCCGGCGACGGCGGCGGT belongs to Streptomyces finlayi and includes:
- a CDS encoding metal ABC transporter substrate-binding protein → MNVRRLIPTAAVAGAVALGLSGLSACSTSDAADRENGDKLNVVTSFYPMQFLAEEIGGDHVSVETLTEPGVEPHDLELTPRQIGGLGDADYILYLKGIQPAVDDAVTQAGVKNTVDAATLTALEKHGSEAGGDEHGHEEEHAEEGHEDEHEGEAGADPHIWLDPVKYAEVAKGVGKSLEKADPDNAADYAKNADALVKKLGALNTAFETGLRSTTTKTFITTHSAFGYLAERYGLTQEGIAGIDPEAEPSPARIKEIHTVAKENKATTVFFETLASDKTAKTVAEDTGLKTDVLDPLEGITEQSEGADYVEVMESNLAALQKALGAK